The following proteins come from a genomic window of Candidatus Hydrogenedentota bacterium:
- a CDS encoding arylsulfatase has translation MNRREFMALSCAALLGGFAAGRRAAASTAVSPNIVYVLADDLGWGDLRCMNPEGKIPTPHLDALARAGRVYTDAHSGSAVCTPTRYGILTGRYCWRGRLKSSVLEGWSPALIEPGRMTVASLLREQGYRTACVGKWHLGLDWSTTDGARAGRDNTDYTGPVNNGPTALGFDEFFGIPASLDMPPYVYVRDDRVEEPPTGTIEASPKPAYYRAGPVAPGFKMEGVLDRLTDEAVGVVRRHHERGDGKPLFLYYPLTAPHTPIFSTDEFRGKGETNAYGDFVFAVDAAVGRLRGALADAGMDANTLFIFTSDNGCSPMAEFDELRVLGHIPGGPFRGHKADIFEGGHRIPFIASWPGRIPEGTTSADLVCLTDLMATAAAITGATLPKDAGEDSWSMLDGLLGKPPSRPRPAVVHHSVNGTFAVREGQWKLVLGPDSGGWSPPKPGSPESKTLPKVQLYDMEADPGETLNLWDKHPEIVRRLEETLKRFKETGRSV, from the coding sequence ATGAACCGGAGAGAATTCATGGCCCTGTCCTGCGCGGCGCTGCTGGGCGGCTTCGCCGCGGGCCGCCGTGCCGCCGCATCCACAGCCGTGTCCCCGAACATTGTCTATGTGCTCGCGGACGACCTCGGCTGGGGGGACCTGCGCTGCATGAACCCGGAGGGGAAAATCCCCACGCCCCATCTGGACGCGCTGGCGCGGGCGGGTCGGGTTTACACCGATGCCCATTCCGGCTCCGCCGTCTGCACGCCCACCCGCTACGGCATCCTCACGGGGCGCTACTGCTGGCGGGGCCGGCTGAAAAGCAGCGTCCTCGAGGGCTGGTCCCCGGCGCTCATCGAGCCGGGACGCATGACCGTGGCGTCCCTCCTCCGGGAACAGGGATACCGCACGGCCTGCGTGGGCAAGTGGCATCTCGGCCTGGACTGGTCCACCACGGACGGCGCGCGCGCGGGCAGGGACAACACGGACTACACCGGACCCGTTAATAACGGCCCAACGGCGCTTGGTTTTGACGAGTTCTTCGGCATCCCGGCCTCGCTGGACATGCCCCCCTATGTCTATGTCCGGGATGACCGGGTCGAGGAGCCGCCCACGGGGACCATCGAGGCGAGCCCAAAACCCGCCTATTACCGCGCCGGACCCGTCGCTCCGGGCTTCAAAATGGAGGGTGTGCTGGACCGCCTGACGGATGAGGCGGTCGGCGTGGTCCGGCGGCACCACGAACGCGGGGACGGCAAGCCCCTCTTCCTGTACTATCCACTCACGGCGCCGCACACCCCCATATTCTCCACGGACGAGTTCCGGGGAAAGGGGGAAACCAACGCCTACGGCGATTTTGTCTTCGCCGTGGATGCCGCCGTGGGGCGGTTGCGCGGGGCTCTGGCCGATGCGGGCATGGACGCAAACACCCTGTTCATCTTCACCAGCGACAACGGATGCAGCCCCATGGCGGAATTTGACGAGCTCCGCGTCCTGGGCCACATCCCCGGCGGGCCGTTTCGCGGGCACAAGGCGGACATCTTTGAGGGGGGCCACCGTATCCCCTTCATCGCGTCATGGCCTGGGCGGATTCCGGAGGGCACCACCAGCGCGGATCTGGTCTGCCTTACGGACCTGATGGCCACGGCCGCCGCGATAACAGGCGCGACCCTCCCCAAAGATGCCGGCGAGGACAGTTGGAGCATGCTGGACGGACTCCTCGGCAAGCCGCCGTCCCGGCCAAGGCCCGCCGTGGTGCACCATTCCGTGAACGGCACCTTCGCCGTCCGCGAAGGGCAATGGAAACTCGTCCTCGGCCCCGACTCCGGCGGATGGAGCCCCCCGAAACCCGGCTCGCCCGAGAGCAAGACCCTGCCCAAAGTGCAACTTTACGACATGGAGGCCGACCCAGGCGAAACGCTCAACCTGTGGGATAAACATCCGGAAATTGTGCGGCGCCTTGAGGAGACGCTGAAACGCTTCAAGGAGACCGGGCGCAGCGTGTGA
- a CDS encoding iron-containing alcohol dehydrogenase, with protein sequence MQNFRFHNPTEVVFGKGAIADLSGLVPEDQVVLMTYGGGSIHKNGVYEQVKAALGNCKVVEFGGIEPNPRHETCMRAVDLAKKEGAGFLLSVGGGSVLDGTKYIAAALHHDGADPWDILAKAAPVNAATPLGCVLTLPATGSESNGFSVVSRDATGEKLAFFSPLVFPKFAILDPDTTATLPPRQIANGVVDAFAHVLEQYLTHDVKSPLQDRQAEAILITLVEEGPKVLANPGDYDARANVMWAATQALNGIIACGVVQDWATHMIGHELTALYGLDHAQTLAVVFPAMMRHQRRQKAGKLLQYAARVWGVTEGDEDTRLAAAAAKTEDFFRSLGVKTRLAEYGVTEGVERVGERIEFRGQKLGEHQDIGRPEIDAILAACAT encoded by the coding sequence ATGCAGAATTTTCGCTTTCACAATCCCACCGAGGTGGTCTTCGGCAAAGGCGCCATCGCGGATCTGTCCGGCCTGGTGCCGGAGGACCAGGTGGTGCTGATGACCTACGGCGGCGGCTCCATCCATAAAAACGGCGTCTACGAACAGGTGAAAGCGGCCCTCGGAAACTGCAAAGTCGTCGAGTTCGGCGGCATCGAGCCGAACCCGCGCCACGAGACCTGCATGCGCGCCGTGGACCTGGCGAAGAAGGAAGGTGCGGGCTTTCTGCTCTCCGTGGGCGGCGGCTCCGTGCTCGACGGCACGAAGTACATCGCCGCCGCGCTCCACCACGACGGCGCGGACCCCTGGGACATCCTCGCCAAGGCCGCCCCGGTCAACGCCGCAACGCCCCTGGGCTGCGTGCTCACCCTGCCCGCCACCGGCTCCGAGTCCAACGGCTTCTCCGTGGTCTCCCGCGACGCCACAGGCGAGAAGCTCGCCTTCTTCAGCCCCCTGGTCTTCCCGAAATTCGCCATCCTGGACCCGGACACCACGGCGACCCTGCCGCCCCGGCAAATCGCCAACGGCGTGGTGGACGCCTTCGCCCACGTGCTCGAGCAGTATCTGACCCATGACGTGAAGAGTCCGCTCCAGGACCGCCAGGCCGAGGCCATCCTGATTACCCTGGTCGAGGAGGGGCCGAAGGTGCTGGCGAACCCCGGCGACTACGACGCCCGCGCCAATGTCATGTGGGCCGCCACCCAGGCCCTCAACGGCATCATCGCCTGCGGCGTGGTGCAGGACTGGGCCACCCACATGATCGGCCACGAGCTCACCGCCCTATACGGCCTCGACCACGCCCAGACCCTCGCCGTGGTTTTCCCCGCCATGATGCGCCACCAGCGCCGCCAAAAGGCCGGCAAACTCCTCCAGTACGCCGCCCGCGTGTGGGGTGTCACGGAAGGCGACGAGGACACCCGCCTCGCCGCAGCCGCCGCGAAGACCGAGGACTTCTTCCGCTCCCTCGGCGTGAAGACCCGCCTCGCCGAATACGGTGTCACCGAGGGCGTCGAGCGCGTCGGCGAGCGCATCGAGTTCCGCGGCCAGAAACTCGGCGAGCATCAGGACATCGGCCGCCCCGAGATAGACGCGATTCTGGCAGCCTGCGCGACGTGA
- a CDS encoding TIM barrel protein — MSAMSRRSFLSAAVAGGVLAGTGRVAGAQDAGGFVRLGGPLALPGDDPEGWARAHRELGYRGAYCPEVPLEDGDRVRAVAAAFEKQDVAIAEVGRWCNLMDADAEKRKENLDRVINGLALAEAVGARCCVNIAGSRNTESWFGPHPDNLSRDFFDAAVENARRVIDAVKPTRAAFAYEMMGWAIPDSPDSYVALLKAVDRTAFGVHLDPCNLINSPERFYRNAALLDECFDKLGPHIVSCHAKDLAWEVEMNIHFREVRPGTGKLDYTTFLRRLAALPQQPPLMLEHLESAEEYDAARRHLLEFGGTAGVSFG, encoded by the coding sequence ATGAGTGCCATGAGCCGAAGAAGTTTTCTCAGCGCCGCCGTTGCGGGCGGGGTGCTGGCCGGGACGGGCCGCGTGGCCGGGGCGCAGGATGCGGGCGGGTTTGTCCGGCTGGGCGGGCCGCTGGCCCTGCCGGGGGATGACCCGGAGGGTTGGGCGCGGGCGCACCGGGAACTGGGTTACCGGGGGGCGTATTGTCCGGAGGTGCCGCTGGAGGACGGGGACCGCGTGCGGGCGGTGGCGGCGGCGTTTGAAAAGCAGGATGTGGCGATTGCCGAGGTGGGCCGCTGGTGCAACCTGATGGACGCGGACGCGGAGAAGCGGAAGGAGAACCTGGACCGCGTCATCAACGGGCTTGCGCTGGCGGAGGCCGTGGGCGCGCGGTGCTGCGTGAACATCGCGGGGTCGCGGAACACGGAGAGCTGGTTCGGGCCGCACCCGGACAACCTGTCCCGGGACTTCTTCGACGCGGCGGTGGAGAATGCGCGGAGAGTCATTGACGCGGTGAAGCCGACACGGGCGGCGTTCGCGTATGAGATGATGGGCTGGGCCATCCCGGACAGTCCGGATTCCTATGTTGCATTGCTGAAGGCGGTGGACCGGACGGCCTTCGGGGTCCATCTGGACCCGTGCAACCTAATCAACAGTCCGGAGCGTTTTTACCGGAACGCGGCGCTGCTGGACGAGTGCTTTGACAAGCTGGGGCCGCATATTGTGAGCTGCCACGCGAAGGACCTGGCCTGGGAGGTGGAGATGAACATCCATTTCCGGGAGGTGCGCCCCGGCACGGGCAAGCTGGACTACACGACCTTTCTGCGGCGTCTGGCGGCGCTGCCCCAGCAGCCCCCGCTGATGCTGGAGCATCTGGAAAGCGCGGAGGAGTATGACGCGGCGCGGCGGCACCTGCTGGAATTTGGCGGGACGGCGGGTGTTTCCTTTGGGTGA
- a CDS encoding triose-phosphate isomerase, whose translation MRKPIVAGNWKMNMKVADAVALVEGLKPLLAGVDAVEAVVCPPYTALYPVGRALAGSNIQLGGQDAYVKESGAYTAAISPQMLQDVGCAWTIIGHSERRHIFGETDALLNEKLRFALASGLKVMFCIGELLEERKSGAMEDVIKRQVVEGLKGLTAADLANVVLAYEPVWAIGTGETATPEQAEEVHVLTRGLVRELFGADAAEAIRIQYGGSVKPDNAAELFSKENVDGFLVGGAALKADSFAAIVKAGQ comes from the coding sequence GTGAGAAAGCCGATCGTTGCGGGCAACTGGAAGATGAACATGAAGGTCGCGGACGCGGTGGCCCTGGTGGAGGGTTTGAAGCCCCTGCTGGCGGGCGTGGACGCGGTGGAGGCGGTGGTCTGCCCGCCGTACACGGCGCTCTACCCGGTGGGCCGGGCGCTTGCGGGTTCGAACATCCAGCTCGGCGGCCAGGACGCGTATGTGAAGGAAAGCGGCGCGTACACTGCGGCCATCAGCCCGCAGATGCTGCAGGACGTGGGCTGCGCGTGGACGATTATCGGCCACAGCGAGCGGCGCCACATTTTCGGCGAGACGGACGCGCTGCTGAACGAGAAGCTGCGCTTCGCGCTGGCGAGCGGGCTGAAGGTGATGTTCTGCATCGGCGAGCTGCTGGAAGAGCGCAAGAGCGGCGCGATGGAAGACGTGATCAAGCGGCAGGTGGTCGAGGGCCTGAAGGGCCTGACCGCCGCCGATTTGGCGAATGTGGTCCTGGCCTATGAGCCCGTGTGGGCCATCGGCACGGGCGAGACGGCCACGCCGGAGCAGGCCGAGGAGGTGCATGTGCTGACCCGCGGGCTGGTGCGCGAGCTTTTCGGCGCGGACGCGGCGGAGGCGATCCGCATCCAGTACGGCGGGAGCGTGAAGCCGGACAACGCGGCGGAGCTTTTCTCGAAGGAGAACGTGGACGGGTTCCTCGTGGGCGGCGCGGCGCTGAAGGCCGACAGTTTCGCCGCCATCGTGAAGGCGGGCCAGTAA
- the secG gene encoding preprotein translocase subunit SecG — protein sequence MLEAIFSLTTLWWVILLLYIPACIGLIVIVLLQKGKGVGFAGAFGVGGGSDTIFGPRSSKSLPQKITYAAAGTFMVLALLMSTLSGRVGRSAAPEEVDEAVADANLTGLFSGEETAPEAVEPPAEPAVAGDAVTVEDAAPAAEESAAPVEVVEVTAPGVEGAAPAVEVTAPAVEEAAPAVEEAAPAVEEAAPVVSVEAVEEHTESAPEPANQ from the coding sequence ATGTTGGAAGCGATTTTCAGTCTGACCACGCTGTGGTGGGTCATCCTGCTGCTGTACATCCCGGCCTGCATCGGGCTCATCGTGATTGTGCTGCTGCAGAAGGGCAAGGGTGTGGGCTTCGCGGGCGCGTTCGGCGTGGGCGGCGGCAGCGACACCATTTTCGGGCCGCGCTCCTCCAAGAGCCTCCCGCAGAAGATCACCTACGCGGCGGCGGGCACCTTCATGGTGCTGGCCCTGCTGATGTCCACCCTGTCCGGGCGCGTGGGCCGCAGCGCGGCGCCCGAGGAGGTGGATGAGGCGGTGGCGGACGCGAACCTGACAGGGCTGTTCTCCGGTGAGGAGACTGCCCCTGAGGCCGTTGAACCGCCCGCCGAGCCGGCGGTGGCCGGGGACGCGGTGACTGTCGAAGATGCCGCCCCGGCTGCCGAAGAATCCGCCGCGCCTGTCGAGGTGGTCGAGGTTACAGCTCCGGGGGTTGAGGGGGCCGCCCCGGCGGTTGAAGTTACCGCCCCGGCGGTTGAAGAGGCCGCTCCGGCGGTTGAAGAGGCCGCCCCGGCGGTTGAAGAGGCCGCTCCGGTGGTTTCGGTTGAGGCGGTGGAAGAGCATACGGAGTCCGCGCCTGAACCGGCGAATCAGTGA
- a CDS encoding tetratricopeptide repeat protein, with product MDWLTVRLRRTLLLEGLDAPENRAIVRVGLILAAAAMILRLLFWLYTGRCWEDALITCLHSENFALGLGLTHVRPGEPPLQGFSSPLGLLVPLMADLVRVGSGLGFIKLVSVPAAALTVVYILAIGIHPAVRLAPPLIGLVMGFVAFEHHQILFGMSGMETQLAVLVLVMSFYYVIAWKPAALGVSLGLCMLARPDFAFWAVIVGVYGLFHDRKGLIKTVIPVSLALYLPWIAFTILYYGSPIPHTIIAKGLGYVKWHEAPGALTPAGILGHTWKILSEQILVMLGPTFCGHGCNIHPFFAVGAQSPAGLLMAAFSFLGMGLVLLRRRWETWPLAAFALVYTFYYVYLVPIVFTWYKMPHVAAILLLASLGVQAVTNRLHDPVRWRIRTGFSLAYVSLFAGVLPWTFLTERQIQRDIEEPVRKAAGLYLRDRMKPDEAVGGEPLGYMGYYSRGNVYDWPGLNSRRVVEWSRENPGRRSLQQMLEGLQPEYLFLRDMEMLYVFQLPAWIRNNYHPVAAFQVDREKARRIRWLETSMDVEYRIYKKNRPDDPKPYDESLWPAAPPVNFLEADKIYAVGASYTHRGMLRQAIAHYERAVELEPGHTNAWHDLAVVYLRDGQHARARAAAEESIRRGAKPDPVLMDALK from the coding sequence ATGGACTGGTTGACTGTCAGACTGCGGCGGACACTGCTGCTGGAGGGCTTGGACGCGCCGGAAAACCGCGCCATTGTGCGGGTTGGGCTGATTCTGGCCGCAGCGGCGATGATTCTCCGGCTGCTTTTCTGGCTTTACACCGGCCGGTGCTGGGAAGACGCGCTCATCACCTGCCTCCACTCGGAGAATTTCGCCCTAGGCCTGGGATTGACCCATGTCCGTCCCGGCGAGCCGCCCCTGCAGGGTTTCAGCAGTCCGCTGGGCCTTTTGGTGCCGCTCATGGCGGACCTAGTGCGGGTGGGTTCCGGTTTGGGGTTCATCAAACTGGTGTCCGTCCCCGCCGCCGCGTTGACGGTGGTGTACATTCTGGCCATAGGCATTCATCCCGCGGTTCGCCTGGCACCGCCGCTGATCGGCCTGGTCATGGGCTTTGTGGCCTTTGAGCACCACCAAATCCTGTTCGGCATGAGCGGCATGGAGACGCAGCTTGCCGTGCTGGTTCTGGTGATGTCATTTTATTATGTCATTGCCTGGAAGCCCGCCGCGCTGGGTGTCAGTCTGGGGCTGTGCATGCTGGCCCGGCCCGACTTTGCGTTCTGGGCGGTGATTGTCGGCGTGTACGGGCTGTTTCATGATCGTAAAGGCCTCATCAAGACCGTGATACCGGTCTCCCTGGCGCTGTACCTGCCCTGGATAGCGTTCACCATTCTGTATTACGGGTCGCCGATTCCGCACACCATCATCGCGAAAGGCCTCGGTTATGTGAAGTGGCACGAGGCGCCCGGGGCGCTGACCCCGGCCGGCATTCTCGGCCACACCTGGAAAATCCTCTCCGAACAGATCCTGGTCATGCTGGGGCCCACTTTCTGCGGGCACGGCTGCAACATCCACCCCTTTTTCGCCGTGGGCGCGCAGAGTCCCGCGGGCCTGTTGATGGCCGCGTTCTCCTTTCTTGGCATGGGGCTGGTTCTGTTGCGGCGGAGATGGGAGACATGGCCCCTGGCGGCCTTCGCCCTGGTGTACACCTTTTATTACGTGTACCTTGTGCCGATAGTGTTCACCTGGTACAAAATGCCCCATGTGGCCGCCATTTTGCTGCTGGCGTCGCTGGGCGTCCAGGCGGTGACAAACCGGCTTCACGACCCGGTGCGCTGGCGGATTCGTACCGGGTTTTCCCTGGCCTATGTGTCGCTTTTCGCGGGGGTGCTTCCATGGACATTCCTCACGGAGCGCCAGATTCAGCGGGACATCGAGGAGCCGGTCCGCAAGGCCGCGGGCCTGTATCTGCGGGACAGGATGAAACCGGACGAGGCCGTGGGCGGCGAGCCCCTGGGGTACATGGGCTACTATTCGCGGGGCAATGTGTATGACTGGCCCGGCCTCAACAGCCGCCGTGTGGTCGAGTGGAGCAGGGAAAACCCCGGACGCCGCTCGCTGCAGCAGATGCTCGAGGGTTTGCAGCCGGAATACCTCTTTCTCCGCGACATGGAGATGCTCTATGTCTTCCAGCTTCCCGCCTGGATTCGGAACAACTACCACCCCGTGGCGGCGTTCCAGGTGGACCGGGAAAAGGCCAGGCGCATCCGCTGGCTGGAGACCAGCATGGATGTGGAGTACCGGATTTACAAGAAGAACCGGCCGGATGACCCGAAACCTTATGATGAAAGCCTCTGGCCCGCCGCGCCCCCGGTCAACTTTCTTGAGGCGGACAAGATTTACGCGGTGGGCGCCTCCTACACGCACCGGGGAATGCTGCGCCAGGCCATTGCCCATTATGAGCGGGCTGTGGAACTTGAGCCCGGCCACACGAACGCATGGCATGACCTTGCCGTGGTTTACCTGCGGGACGGGCAGCACGCCCGCGCCCGCGCGGCCGCCGAAGAGTCCATCAGGCGGGGCGCAAAGCCGGACCCGGTGCTGATGGACGCGCTGAAGTAG
- a CDS encoding FprA family A-type flavoprotein translates to MGVSLCDGIDWVGAVDWEVRDFHGYDTARGTTYNAYLVRDEKTALIDTVKAPFAGELLGNLAGAADPASVDYVVCNHAEPDHAGALPEVMAALPNAALVCTEKCRQTLAMYFDMSEWGVRILAPGESLSLGARTLEFVQTPLAHWPESMFTYLPQDGVLFSMDAFGQHYASAERFDDEAGLAAVMDEARTYYANILLPFGTPTAKAMSATAKLDLRMIAPSHGVVWRGHIPAILEAYGRWTTGKVRPKVVVLYDSMWESTAEMAAAVRDGAAGAGAETVLMHLRRGGNITQMASEVLEAAAVAVGSPTLNGTMMPAVGGALTYLQGLKPGGKAAVAFGSSGWARGGPESVNAALEALKWDLVREPVRAEYRPTPEALEACRDAGRMLAERALAMAGGM, encoded by the coding sequence ATGGGTGTGTCTCTGTGCGATGGAATTGACTGGGTTGGGGCGGTGGACTGGGAGGTGCGGGACTTTCACGGGTACGACACGGCGCGGGGCACCACGTACAACGCGTATCTGGTGCGGGACGAGAAGACGGCGCTGATTGACACGGTGAAGGCGCCCTTCGCCGGGGAGCTGCTGGGGAACCTCGCGGGCGCGGCGGACCCGGCCTCGGTGGACTATGTGGTGTGCAACCACGCGGAGCCTGACCACGCCGGGGCGCTGCCGGAAGTGATGGCGGCGCTGCCGAACGCCGCGCTGGTCTGCACGGAGAAATGCCGCCAGACCCTGGCGATGTATTTTGACATGTCCGAATGGGGGGTCCGAATCCTCGCGCCGGGGGAAAGCCTTTCGCTGGGGGCGCGGACCCTGGAGTTTGTGCAGACCCCGCTGGCGCACTGGCCCGAGTCCATGTTCACGTATTTGCCGCAGGACGGGGTGCTTTTCTCGATGGACGCCTTCGGCCAGCATTACGCCAGTGCGGAACGTTTCGACGACGAGGCGGGCCTGGCGGCGGTGATGGACGAGGCGAGGACCTATTACGCCAACATACTGCTGCCCTTCGGCACACCGACGGCCAAGGCCATGTCGGCAACCGCAAAATTGGACCTGCGCATGATTGCCCCGTCCCACGGGGTGGTCTGGCGGGGCCACATCCCCGCCATTCTGGAGGCCTACGGCCGGTGGACCACGGGAAAGGTCCGGCCCAAGGTGGTGGTGCTGTATGACAGCATGTGGGAGAGCACCGCCGAGATGGCGGCGGCGGTGCGGGACGGCGCGGCCGGAGCGGGGGCGGAGACGGTGCTGATGCACTTGCGGCGCGGGGGCAACATCACGCAAATGGCCTCGGAGGTGCTGGAGGCGGCCGCCGTGGCGGTGGGCTCTCCCACGCTGAACGGCACGATGATGCCCGCCGTGGGCGGGGCGCTGACCTATCTCCAGGGACTGAAACCCGGCGGGAAGGCGGCGGTGGCCTTCGGATCCAGTGGCTGGGCACGGGGTGGCCCGGAGAGTGTGAACGCCGCGCTGGAAGCGCTGAAGTGGGACCTTGTCCGCGAACCGGTCCGCGCGGAGTACCGTCCCACGCCGGAGGCGCTGGAGGCATGCCGGGACGCGGGAAGGATGCTGGCGGAACGCGCCCTGGCCATGGCGGGGGGGATGTAG